The DNA region AAATTACTCAGCAGTCGGTTCTGCTGGCGCTTCGGTTGTTTCAACGGCTTCTTTCATACTTAGACGAACACGGCCTTGACGGTCGATTTCAAGTACTTTCACTTGAACTTCTTGACCTTCAGTTAGGTAGTCAGCCACTTTCTCGATACGCTTATCAGCGATTTGAGAAATATGTACTAGACCATCTTTACCAGGAAGAATCGTTACGAATGCACCAAAATCAGCAAGACGAGCAACTTTACCTGAGTAAATGCGGCCCACTTCCACTTCTGCAGTGATTTCTTCGATACGACGAATCGCTTCTTTGGCAGCTTTGCCTTCAGTCGCAGCAATCTTGATTGTACCGTCGTCATCAATTTCAATCGTTGTGCCAGTCTCTTCAGTAAGCGCACGGATCACAGCGCCACCTTTACCGATCACGTCTTTGATTTTCTCAGAGCTGATCTTCATGGTGTAGATGCGTGGAGCAAATTCAGAAATCTCTTCACGAGCACCAGAAATCGCTTCATCCATTACAGAAAGGATGTGCTTACGAGCGCCCTGCGCTTGGTTAAGCGCAATTTGCATGATTTCTTTAGTGATACCTTCGATTTTGATATCCATTTGCAGCGCAGTGATACCTTCGTTAGTACCCGCTACTTTAAAGTCCATGTCACCAAGATGATCTTCGTCGCCTAGGATGTCAGAAAGAACAACGAAATCATCGCCTTCTTTCACAAGACCCATAGCGATACCCGCAACAGAAGCTTTAATTGGAACACCTGCATCCATAAGTGCAAGAGAAGTACCACAAACAGACGCCATTGAAGACGAACCATTTGATTCAGTAATTTCTGACACAATACGTACTGTGTATGGGAATTCTTCAACTGAAGGCATTACCGCAGCAATACCGCGTTTTGCTAATTTACCATGGCCAATTTCACGACGCTTAGGAGAACCAACAAAGCCTGTTTCACCTACACAGTATGGAGGGAAGTTGTAGTGTAGAAGGAAGTGGTCTTTCTTCTCACCTAGTAAGCTGTCTATGATTTGTGCATCACGTTGCGTGCCAAGCGTTGCAGTAACTAGCGCCTGAGTTTCACCACGAGTAAACAAAGAAGAACCGTGTGTACGAGGAAGAACACCAGTGCGAACATCTAGTGCACGAACCATGTCTTTTTCACGGCCATCGATACGTGGTTGGCCTGCAATAATGCGGCTACGTACGACATTTTTTTCCAAATCATGGAAAATTGCGTGAATTTCTTTTGGATTAAGCTCTTCGTTTTCAGCTAAAAGTGTTGCTTTAACTTCATCACCAATATGATGGATACGATCATAACGCGCCATTTTCTCAGTGATTTGGTAAGCTTCAATTAGCTGAGTTTCTGCTAATTCAGCAATTTTTGCTTTTAACTCTGTATTTTCAGCCGGTGCAGTCCAGTTCCAAGACGGAGTGGCAACTTCAGCAGCAAATTCGTTGATAGCAGTAATGACCGTTTGTTGTTGGTCGTGACCATAAACAACCGCTGCTAGCATTTCTTCTTCTGTTAGGTTGTCAGCTTCTGATTCAACCATTAGCACTGCACCTTCAGTACCCGCAACCACTAGGTCTAGTTTAGAAGATTCAAGTTCAGTTTGGCTTGGGTTAAGTACTAGCTCGCCGTTGATGTGACCAACACGCGCTGCACCGATTGGACCATTAAATGGCACACCAGAAATCGCTAATGCAGCAGAAGTTGCGATCATAGTGATCATATCAGGTTGAATGTCTGGGTTTACAGAAACCACAGTCGCAATCACTTGAACTTCGTTTTTAAATGCATCCGGGAAAAGTGGACGAATTGGACGGTCAATTAGACGGGCTGTTAATGTTTCGCCTTCAGATGGACGACCTTCACGCTTGAAGAAACCACCCGGAATTTTACCCGCGGCGTAAGTACGCTCTTGGTAGTTAACTGTTAGTGGGAAGAAGTCTTGACCTTCAACTGCTTCTTTTTTCGCAACAACAGATACGAATACAGAAGTGTCATCCATGCTTGCCATTACAGCAGCAGTTGCTTGGCGAGCCATTACGCCAGTTTCTAAAGTAACGGTATGGTTACCGTACTGGAATTTTTTTACGATTGCTTTCACGTAAAGATCCTTAAATTAATAATTTCAAAGTATATAAATACCCTGTATGACTACTTTACCAATCGCGACTAATAGCAGACTTTTCTTATGCGTAACTCACGAAGCGGTTCGAGGGAGGTACTGAAAAGGATGTTATTAGTCGCGACCTTCATGGTCGACATCGGTGACTGTAAAGTTAATCAACAGAGGTTTGTTTACATGTTAATAAATGGAGTATTCATTAACGAAAACAAACGAGACGTAGTATAAACCACTTAGAGGTAAATGTCTTATTTCGGCGGTAGATAATATCTATCAGCAATGAGATTGGCCAAATTACAAGTACAAAAAAAGGAGCCGAAGCCCCTTTTTTATCAAGTATCTGTCTATTTCTCTTCGCTTGTTGAAGTTCAAGCAAGCAGCAAATCAATAAAACAAATGCTTTCTAATCTTGGTATTAAACCAAACGACGAATTAACGACGTAGGCCAAGACGCTTGATTAGTGCGAAGTAACGATCTAGGTTTTTACCTTTTAGGTAATCTAGAAGTTTACGACGACGAGAAACCATACGTAGTAGACCGCGACGGCTGTGGTGATCGTGTTTGTGATCAGCGAAGTGACCTTGTAGGTGGTTGATAGAAGCAGTAAGTAGTGCTACTTGTACTTCTGGTGAACCTGTATCGCCTTCAGCTTGTGCGTATTCTGCAACGATTGCTGCTTTAGTTTCTGCATTCAGAGACATAATGCTCTCCTAATAAGAGTGAGTGTATAAATGTGTCAGCCAATCTCTGATTCAGCCAACACGCGAAGCGCGGATTATAAGGAAAGAAAACATCAAGAGCAAGCCATTTCAACCTAGCCTATTCTTTTATTTTTAACCCGTTATTGTTCCGCTCAGCTTTCCGCCTCTTGATGACGAAAAACAACTAAACGTTTAGGGGCTATGCGCCCATCATCGTCAATATGGGCAATACCGAGAAAGATTCGTTCTTTCCCCATCGTCATACGAACAATACCTTCTGTTGGTGCGCCCGCAATCTGCACCGGTTGACCATGTTGAACATGATCGGCCATCACTTCATTCATGTTTACTTCAGGCAAATCTTGCACAGCGGTATCCATCGGCAACAACAAAGGATCAAGCAATTCACGTGGCTCAATATTTTGCTCTTTTGCTTGTTCCATTAAGGCTTCAAGTTGCTCTAAAGTCACCATTCGGCTCGCAGGATAATGTGAAACACCAACACGACGAAGGTAAGTCACATGAGCGCCACAACCTAACATTTCACCGAGATCATCAGTGATAGTTCGGATGTAAGTGCCTTTTGAGCAATGTACTTCCATTTCAACTTCATTACCATCAAAGCGAATAAGCTCAATTTCAAACACGGTAATTTTTCTTGATTCGCGTGGTACTTCAATACCTTTACGCGCATATTCATACAAAGGCTTACCTTGGTATTTTAATGCTGAAAACATCGATGGAATTTGGTCAGTGGTACCACGAAATTTGGCAATACAACGTTCAAGTAAGCCTCTATCGACTTTAACTTCACGGGTCTGTACTACTTCACCATCAGAATCGGATGTATTAGTTCGCTCACCTAATTTAGCAACAACACGATAACGCTTATCTGAATCTAATAAAAATTGAGAAAACTTAGTTGCTTCGCCTAAACAAATTGGCAGCATACCTGTTGCTAAAGGATCAAGCGCACCGGTGTGTCCTGCCTTCTCTGCAAAGTAAAGTCTCTTCACCTTTTGCAGCGCATCATTGGAGCTAATACTTGTTGGCTTATCCAGCAACAAAACGCCATCAATAGGACGACCACGACGTCTACGTGCCATTACTCTTCTCCTTCGTCCTCACGACCGGCATCTTTTTTACGCTGGTTATCTTTGCTCACAACTTCACTGACTAAGTTAGACATTCTCATGCCTTCCGTTAATGTATTATCGTAAGTAAAGCGGACTTCTGGCGTTAAACGTAAACGAATACGCTTACCTAGCGTCATACGAACGGCAACTTCGTGCTCTTTCAATGCTTCAAGGCTAGACTCTGGCGTTTGCTCACCGACACATAGGAAGGTCACAAATACTTTAGCGTAAGCTAGGTCACGTGACACTTCTACATCGGAAATGGTCACCATGCCGATACGTGAATCACGTACATCACGCTGAAGGATTGACGCTAATTCTTTTTGTAATTGTTGTGCAACACGTTGTGCACGGCTAAATTCTTTTGACATATCTTTTCTCACATCTGTTCACTCAAATTTTGAGTGTTTCTACAGAAAGAATGGGGAGCACATAATGCTCCCCATGGTGTATTAAACAACCTTTCGTCATATACCTTTGAAAGGTAACGAAACTTGATTAATCAAGAGTACGCTTGATCTCAACGATTTCGAATACTTCGATTTGGTCACCAGCGCGAACATCATTATAGTTCTTAACGCCGATACCACATTCGTAACCGTTACGTACTTCTTGAACATCATCTTTAAAGCGACGTAGAGATTCTAGCTCACCTTCGTAAATAACGATGTTGTCGCGAAGAACGCGGATTGGGTTGCTACGCTTGATAACACCTTCAGTCACCATACAACCAGCGATTGCGCCAAGTTTAGGTGATTTGAACACGTCACGAACTTCAGCAAGACCAATGATCTCTTGCTTGAATTCAGGAGCAAGCATACCGCCCATCGCTAATTTCACTTCGTCAATCAATTGGTAAATGATTGAGTAGTAACGCAGATCTAAACTTTCATTTTCAACAGTACGGCGAGCAGATGCATCAGCACGAACGTTGAAGCCAAGCAAGATAGCGTTAGAAGCTGCTGCAAGTACGGCGTCAGTTTCAGTAATACCACCAACACCAGAACCTACGATGTTCACTTTTACTTCATCAGTAGAAAGTTTACGTAGAGAATCGGCAATCGCTTCAACAGAACCTTGAACGTCTGCTTTAAGCACAACGTTAAGTTCAGCAACTTCACCTGCTTCCATGTTAGAGAACATGTTTTCAAGTTTCGATTTTTGTTGGCGAGCAAGTTTCACATCACGGAATTTACCTTGACGATAGTTTGCTACTTCACGCGCTTTACGCTCATCACGTACCACTGTGGCTTCATCACCAGACGCTGGAACACCTGATAGACCAAGGATCTCAACAGGGATAGATGGGCCAGCAGATTCGATGTCTTTACCATTCTCATCGCGCATTGCACGAACGCGGCCATATTCTTGACCACAAAGAACGATATCACCTTTACGCAATGTACCCGCTTGAACCAATACAGTCGCCACAGGACCACGGCCTTTATCAAGACGTGATTCAACGACAACGCCAGATGCCATGCCATCAGTAACCGCAGTAAGCTCTAGAACTTCTGATTGAAGTAGAATTGCTTCTAGTAGACCATCAATGTTGGTACCCACTTTCGCTGAAATGTGAACGAACATGTTTTCGCCGCCCCATTCTTCAGGAATAACATCGTATTGAGCTAGCTCATTTTTAACGTTATCAGGGTTTGCGCCTTCTTTATCGATTTTGTTTACTGCAATAATCAAAGGAACGCCTGCCGCTTTTGCGTGCTGGATTGCTTCAATTGTTTGTGGCATCACGCCATCGTCAGCTGCAACAACAAGTACAACGATATCTGTCGCTTGAGCACCACGAGCACGCATTGAAGTAAATGCGGCGTGTCCTGGAGTATCCAAGAAGGTAATCATACCGTTTTCAGTTTCAACGTGGTATGCACCGATATGCTGAGTAATACCACCCGCTTCGCCAGAAGCAACACGGCTGCGACGAATGTAATCAAGCGTCGATGTTTTACCGTGGTCAACGTGACCCATTATAGTAACAACAGGAGCACGAGAAACCGCTTCAGTTGTGTCATCACGATCAGATAGGATAGCTTCTTCTAATTCATTTTCTTTACGAAGAATAACTTTGTGACCCATTTCTTCGGCAACTAATGCTGCTGTTTCTTGGTCAATCACTTGGTTAATAGTCGCCATTGCGCCCATCTTCATCATAGTTTTAATGACTTCAGTACCTTTAACTGACATTTTATTTGCCAATTCAGAGACCACAATCGTTTCACCTATAACAACATCAGATTTAGCAACGGTAGCCGACTTATCGAAACCATGTTGCATCGATGTTGGTTTAGCAAGCTTACCTTTACGGTTGTTGCGACCACCACGAGCATTGCGCCCATTACCAGCCGATCGTTCTTCTTCTTTTTTCGCTGGTTTCTTCTTCTTACGACGACTAGCTTCACTGCGACGGTCTGCCTCATCTTCAGCAGCTCGAGCATGGACATTTGTCGTAACATGGTAATCAGAGTTTTCAGATTCTTTCTTCTTCTTCTCTTCTTCCGACCAGCGAACTTCGTTTTCTTCTGCTAATTTACGTGCTTCTTCAACCAATTTTTGAGCTTCTTGTTCTGCTTTACGTTGAGCTTCTTCTTCCTGACGACGTTTCAGTGACTCTGCTTCTTTTTTAGCGGCGTCATGTTGCGCTTTTTCTTCAGGAGAACGTTTAGCGGCAACTTTAGCTTCTTCAGCTTTAGCTTTATCCGCTATTTCACGTTTAGCTTTTTCTTCAGCCTCACGTTTTGCTTTTGCTTCTGCATCAGCTTTTGCTTTTGCTTCTGCATCAGCTTTTGCTTTTGCTTCTGCATCAGCTTTTGCTTTTTCTTCTGCTGCACGAACTGCGATTTCTTCCGCTTCACGAGCGGCTTGCTCTTCAGCTTCTCGCTTCGCTTCATCTTCAGCAGAAGAACGCTTCACATAAGTGCGTTTCTTACGAACTTCAACTTGTACTTCTTTACTTTTACCACCGCCAGCAGCAACACTTAATGTACTTTTGGTTTTACGTTGTAAAGTCAAACGAGTTGGTTCGGAATCGCCAGATGTGCTGCCATGTTCTTTTTTAAGATGCGTAAGAAGCTGCTGCTTTTCTGCATCTGTAACATTGTCTGTACTGGTCTTTTTCATACCAGCATCAGCAAGTTGTTCTACCAAGCGTTCAACTGGGGTCCCAATTTCGTCACTTAGTGCTTTCACTGTCAGTTCTGTCATACTGCTTTCTCCTTGCTGAAATTATTCTTCGTCGCCAAACCAGCAAATATTACGTGCGGCCATAATTAATTCGCCTGCACGTTCTTCTGTTAAGCCTTCAATGCCTTCTAGATCATCAATGCCTTGGTCAGCTAAATCTTCTAAAGTTACTACGCCTTTAGCCGCAAGTTTGAACGCTAATTCACGCTCTAAACCTTCTAAAGCCAATAGGTCTTCAGCTGGTTCTAAACCATCAAGTGATTCTTCTTGAACAAGGGCTAATGTGGTCAGTGCATTTTTCGCACGAGCACGCAGCTCTTCAACCAACTCTTCTTCAAGTCCATCAATTTCAAGTAATTCATTCACAGGTACATATGCGATTTCTTCTAATGTAGAGAAACCTTCTTCCACAAGCATTTCAGCAAAATCTTGTTCGATATCAAGATGCTTCATGAAGTTTTCGATAGCAGCTACCGATTCTTCCTGATGCTTATTCTTAAGGTCTGCCACTGTCATTACATTCAATTCCCAGCCAGTAAGCTGAGAAGCTAAACGAACATTTTGACCACTACGACCAATTGCTTGAGCTAAATTATCCGCTTCAACAGCAATATCCATTGAATGCGTATCTTCATCAACAATGATTGAAGCAACATCCGCAGGTGCCATCGCATTGATAACAAACTGTGCTGGATTATCATCCCAAAGCACGATATCAATACGCTCACCGCCAAGCTCACCAGAAACGGCTTGAACACGGGCACCACGCATACCAACACACGCACCAACAGGGTCAATACGACGGTCGTTGGTTTTTACTGCAATCTTAGCGCGAGAACCAGGATCGCGAGCCGCTGCTTTCAATTCAATCAGTTCCTCACCAATTTCTGGCACTTCAATACGGAAAAGTTCAATCAGCATTTCAGGCTTAGAACGCGTTAAGAATAATTGAAAACCACGCGCTTCTGGTTTAACTGCGTATAAAAGACCACGAATACGGTCACCTGGACGTAAATTTTCACGAGGAAGCTGATCTTCACGTAAAATAACAGATTCTGCGTTATTGCCAAGATCAACAATAACTGCATCACGTGTTGCTTTTTTCACTACACCTGTAACCAACTCACCTTCATTATCGATAAATTGCTCTACAATTTGTGCGCGCTCAGCTTCACGTACTTTTTGCACGATAACTTGTTTAGCCGTTTGAGTAGTAATACGGTCAAATGTAACTGACTCCATATCATCTTCAATATAGCCTCCAAGCTCGATAGTTTCATCATCGTATTGAGCAGCTTCAATTGAAATTTCTTTCGTTGGAAATTCAACTTCTTCTACAACCAACCAACGACGGAAAGTGTCGAAATCACCGGTTTTACGGTCAATCTCAACACGCACTTCAATCTCGTGTGGGCTTTTCTTTTTTGTTGCCGTAGCTAAAGCAGTTTCTAATGCTTCAAAAATACGCTCACGGGGAACCGCTTTTTCATTCGAAACAGCTTCAACAACCGCTAAAATTTCTTTATTCATGTTTATGCCTCTTCAGACTTAAAATTTTGGTATCAAGTTAGCTTTAGAAATATTACTTAAAGCAAATTGTTCTTCTTGGCCATCGACATCTAAAGTCACAATTTCACCATCAATAGCCGAAATAATGCCTTTCCATTTACGACGGTTATTCATCGCCATTTTTAAAACCAAATTAACATCATGTCCAATAAACTGTTGGTAATGAGCCGCTTTGAATAATGGGCGCTCCAAACCAGGAGAAGAAACCTCTAAGTTGTAAGCCACAGTAATTGGATCTTCGACATCCATTACAGCACTCACTTGGCGACTAACTTCGGCACAGTCATCAACATTAATGCCATTTTCATGGTCAATAAAAACACGTAAAGTTGAGTGTTCACCAGCTCGGATAAACTCCAAGCCAACCAATTCATACCCAGAAGCAGCGACTGGCGCCTCTAGAAGTTCGGTTAATTGTTTTTCTAAACCCGTCATTAAATTCTCCGGAAATGAAACCTCCCAAAATTCACTAATGTCACCGTAAATATATTGAGATAAAGCTTAAAGCCGATCGTCCAGAAACAAAAAAAGGGCATAAAGCCCAATTCAAATACCATGCATTCTACAAATAAACCTTAAATTGCCACATTAATAGCGAATCTAAGTATGCAGATAATAAAAAACCCCGAATTTCGGGGTTTTTTATTGCTGGACCCTGATATTGTTAAACTAAAGCTTAGCTTAGCTTAACTGTGTTTAAAGTCAGACTTTAAACACTAAAACTTGTAAAAGTAGATCTTATTTAAAAGATTGGTTGCGGGGGCCGGATTTGAACCGACGACCTTCGGGTTATGAGCCCGACGAGCTACCAAACTGCTCCACCCCGCGTCCGATTTACTTTCTAATTCTGAGGCGTATTATACTCGCTAGATTAGACATTACAAGCTTTACACAACAATGGTGCCGAGAGGGGGACTTGAACCCCCACACCATAAGGCACTAGCACCTCATGCTAGCGTGTCTACCAATTTCACCATCTCGGCAATATTATTTACTTACGTCTTAAAATAAAAAAACAATTACTGAGGAATTTCATCATTACTCTTAGGAGCAGGAATTTCATCAGTTAAAACTTCATTTTTTAAATCAGTCTTTTGCTCAACATTTACATTTGGAATTGCAAATTTTGATTCATGCTTAGCAGTTGAAAGATTACCTAACACTAAACTAATAATAAAAAATATAGTTGCAAAAATTGCAGTCGATCGAGTTAAAAAATTACCTGATCCACCAGAGCCAAATACAGTATTTGATGCTCCAGCCCCGAAAGAGGCTCCCATATCTGCGCCTTTACCTTGCTGAATTAATACTAGGCCAATTACACCAAGCGCAGCCAGAAGATAAATCACAAGTAGAACTGTTAACATTTTTCCACCTATGTATGAATTTTTTGAGTTGATAGGTTGAAACAACCAACGACAACGCACCTCCCTAATGAGGCGCAGTGATACTAACTAAAGCGAAACAGACTGACAAGAGAAAGTTATCAAAAAAATGTAACTTGCAGCCTGAACGATTAAAAAAAACACAAAAAAGGTTAGGTCAGTATCTTATTTGTAAATACTGACCACTAATTTTTCTTTTTAGCAGCTCTCTTTAACCTTATCAGCGATGGCATTTGCCGAAGATTCAACTAACTGAGCGTCTTCGCCTTCTACCATGACTCGAATTAATGGTTCGGTACCTGACTTACGCAGAAGAACCCGCCCCTTATTTCCAAGTAATTTTTCCACTTCAGATACAGAATCTAGAACCATTTGATTTTGTAGCGGGTCGGTATCCCCTGCAAAACGGACATTGATCAATACCTGAGGATAAAGCGTCATGCCTGATGCTAAAGCGTTTAGTGATAATTTACTCCCAACAACCGAAGCAAGCACTTGTAGAGCAGCAACAATAGCATCACCCGTTGTTACTTTATCCAGTAAAATGACGTGGCCGGAGTTTTCAGCACCAATCTTCCAATTATTTTCAAGTAATTGCTCCATAACATAGCGATCACCCACTTTTGAACGGACAAATGGAATACCAAGCTGCTTTAGCCCATTTTCCATTCCTAGGTTCGTCATAAGCGTACCAACAACCCCACCTTTCAACTCACCTCGGCGTAGTGCATCACGAGCAATAATATAAGCAATTTGATCACCGTCGACTTTATTCCCTAGCTCATCGACCATGATAATTCGATCGCCATCACCATCAAAAGCTAGGCCAAGATCAGCTTTCTCTTCCAATACCTTTGCTTGTAAAGCACGTACATCAGTAGCCCCCACTTCATCATTAATATTAAGCCCATTTGGCTCACACCCCATGGTAATGATTTCAGCACCAAGTTCAGTAAAGACATTCGGGGCAATATGGTAGGTTGCACCATGTGCACAATCGACGATAATTTTTAAATTTTTAAGGCTTAATTCATTAGGAAAGGTACTTTTGCAAAATTCAATATAACGGCCAGCGGCATCAACCATTCTTTTTGCTTTACCCAATAGTGCAGATTCAACACACTCAATATCTTTTTCAAGCTCTGCTTCAATCGCCAGCTCGATTGAATCCGGTAATTTTGTTCCTTCTGAAGAAAAAAACTTAATTCCATTATCATAATATGGGTTATGCGATGCCGAGATTACGATCCCAGCTTCCGCACGAAAGGTTTGTGTAAGGTAAGCAACAGCAGGTGTTGGCATTGGGCCAGTAAATATAGCCTTTAAGCCAGCGGCAGCTAATCCCGCTTCCAGTGCTGACTCAAGCATATAGCCGGAAATACGTGTGTCTTTTCCTATAATAACTTGCTTAGTGCCTTGCTGAGCCAGAACACGCCCAGCGGCCCAACCAAGCTTTAACATAAAATCAGGTGTTATTGGGAACTGACCAACTTTTCCACGAACCCCATCAGTACCAAAATATTTTCTTGTTGACATAACTTGTCCTTTTCAGCAAATAAGATAGCTTTACTCGACATCTGCAATATGAAAGCAAATCGTTAAAGCATCAAAATTAATTTATATTGGAGTTAATCATATTCAGCACACGCATAGCATCTTGAGTCTCAGCGACATCATGAACTCGAATAATTTGAGCACCTTTTTGTGCCGCAATTGTCGCACACACAACACTGCCGACTACACTCTCCGCCGGTGTTTTTTCCAGTAACTTAGAAATCATCGATTTACGAGACATTCCAGCAAGAATAGGTAAACCATATTGATGGAATTTTTCTAAATTCGCTAGCAGATGATAATTATGCTCTAAACTTTTACCAAAGCCAAAACCTGGATCTAAAATAATGTTTTTCTTATCAATTCCAGATTTTTCACAAACGTTAATCCGTTCCTCTAGAAAATCACACACATCCTGTAATACGTCATCATAAACAGGGCTTTGTTGCATTGTCCTAGGTTGACCTTGCATGTGCA from Vibrio casei includes:
- the rpsO gene encoding 30S ribosomal protein S15, which produces MSLNAETKAAIVAEYAQAEGDTGSPEVQVALLTASINHLQGHFADHKHDHHSRRGLLRMVSRRRKLLDYLKGKNLDRYFALIKRLGLRR
- the nusA gene encoding transcription termination factor NusA, whose product is MNKEILAVVEAVSNEKAVPRERIFEALETALATATKKKSPHEIEVRVEIDRKTGDFDTFRRWLVVEEVEFPTKEISIEAAQYDDETIELGGYIEDDMESVTFDRITTQTAKQVIVQKVREAERAQIVEQFIDNEGELVTGVVKKATRDAVIVDLGNNAESVILREDQLPRENLRPGDRIRGLLYAVKPEARGFQLFLTRSKPEMLIELFRIEVPEIGEELIELKAAARDPGSRAKIAVKTNDRRIDPVGACVGMRGARVQAVSGELGGERIDIVLWDDNPAQFVINAMAPADVASIIVDEDTHSMDIAVEADNLAQAIGRSGQNVRLASQLTGWELNVMTVADLKNKHQEESVAAIENFMKHLDIEQDFAEMLVEEGFSTLEEIAYVPVNELLEIDGLEEELVEELRARAKNALTTLALVQEESLDGLEPAEDLLALEGLERELAFKLAAKGVVTLEDLADQGIDDLEGIEGLTEERAGELIMAARNICWFGDEE
- the rbfA gene encoding 30S ribosome-binding factor RbfA — its product is MSKEFSRAQRVAQQLQKELASILQRDVRDSRIGMVTISDVEVSRDLAYAKVFVTFLCVGEQTPESSLEALKEHEVAVRMTLGKRIRLRLTPEVRFTYDNTLTEGMRMSNLVSEVVSKDNQRKKDAGREDEGEE
- the secG gene encoding preprotein translocase subunit SecG; protein product: MLTVLLVIYLLAALGVIGLVLIQQGKGADMGASFGAGASNTVFGSGGSGNFLTRSTAIFATIFFIISLVLGNLSTAKHESKFAIPNVNVEQKTDLKNEVLTDEIPAPKSNDEIPQ
- the pnp gene encoding polyribonucleotide nucleotidyltransferase; amino-acid sequence: MKAIVKKFQYGNHTVTLETGVMARQATAAVMASMDDTSVFVSVVAKKEAVEGQDFFPLTVNYQERTYAAGKIPGGFFKREGRPSEGETLTARLIDRPIRPLFPDAFKNEVQVIATVVSVNPDIQPDMITMIATSAALAISGVPFNGPIGAARVGHINGELVLNPSQTELESSKLDLVVAGTEGAVLMVESEADNLTEEEMLAAVVYGHDQQQTVITAINEFAAEVATPSWNWTAPAENTELKAKIAELAETQLIEAYQITEKMARYDRIHHIGDEVKATLLAENEELNPKEIHAIFHDLEKNVVRSRIIAGQPRIDGREKDMVRALDVRTGVLPRTHGSSLFTRGETQALVTATLGTQRDAQIIDSLLGEKKDHFLLHYNFPPYCVGETGFVGSPKRREIGHGKLAKRGIAAVMPSVEEFPYTVRIVSEITESNGSSSMASVCGTSLALMDAGVPIKASVAGIAMGLVKEGDDFVVLSDILGDEDHLGDMDFKVAGTNEGITALQMDIKIEGITKEIMQIALNQAQGARKHILSVMDEAISGAREEISEFAPRIYTMKISSEKIKDVIGKGGAVIRALTEETGTTIEIDDDGTIKIAATEGKAAKEAIRRIEEITAEVEVGRIYSGKVARLADFGAFVTILPGKDGLVHISQIADKRIEKVADYLTEGQEVQVKVLEIDRQGRVRLSMKEAVETTEAPAEPTAE
- the truB gene encoding tRNA pseudouridine(55) synthase TruB codes for the protein MARRRRGRPIDGVLLLDKPTSISSNDALQKVKRLYFAEKAGHTGALDPLATGMLPICLGEATKFSQFLLDSDKRYRVVAKLGERTNTSDSDGEVVQTREVKVDRGLLERCIAKFRGTTDQIPSMFSALKYQGKPLYEYARKGIEVPRESRKITVFEIELIRFDGNEVEMEVHCSKGTYIRTITDDLGEMLGCGAHVTYLRRVGVSHYPASRMVTLEQLEALMEQAKEQNIEPRELLDPLLLPMDTAVQDLPEVNMNEVMADHVQHGQPVQIAGAPTEGIVRMTMGKERIFLGIAHIDDDGRIAPKRLVVFRHQEAES
- the rimP gene encoding ribosome maturation factor RimP, whose amino-acid sequence is MTGLEKQLTELLEAPVAASGYELVGLEFIRAGEHSTLRVFIDHENGINVDDCAEVSRQVSAVMDVEDPITVAYNLEVSSPGLERPLFKAAHYQQFIGHDVNLVLKMAMNNRRKWKGIISAIDGEIVTLDVDGQEEQFALSNISKANLIPKF
- the infB gene encoding translation initiation factor IF-2, translating into MTELTVKALSDEIGTPVERLVEQLADAGMKKTSTDNVTDAEKQQLLTHLKKEHGSTSGDSEPTRLTLQRKTKSTLSVAAGGGKSKEVQVEVRKKRTYVKRSSAEDEAKREAEEQAAREAEEIAVRAAEEKAKADAEAKAKADAEAKAKADAEAKAKREAEEKAKREIADKAKAEEAKVAAKRSPEEKAQHDAAKKEAESLKRRQEEEAQRKAEQEAQKLVEEARKLAEENEVRWSEEEKKKKESENSDYHVTTNVHARAAEDEADRRSEASRRKKKKPAKKEEERSAGNGRNARGGRNNRKGKLAKPTSMQHGFDKSATVAKSDVVIGETIVVSELANKMSVKGTEVIKTMMKMGAMATINQVIDQETAALVAEEMGHKVILRKENELEEAILSDRDDTTEAVSRAPVVTIMGHVDHGKTSTLDYIRRSRVASGEAGGITQHIGAYHVETENGMITFLDTPGHAAFTSMRARGAQATDIVVLVVAADDGVMPQTIEAIQHAKAAGVPLIIAVNKIDKEGANPDNVKNELAQYDVIPEEWGGENMFVHISAKVGTNIDGLLEAILLQSEVLELTAVTDGMASGVVVESRLDKGRGPVATVLVQAGTLRKGDIVLCGQEYGRVRAMRDENGKDIESAGPSIPVEILGLSGVPASGDEATVVRDERKAREVANYRQGKFRDVKLARQQKSKLENMFSNMEAGEVAELNVVLKADVQGSVEAIADSLRKLSTDEVKVNIVGSGVGGITETDAVLAAASNAILLGFNVRADASARRTVENESLDLRYYSIIYQLIDEVKLAMGGMLAPEFKQEIIGLAEVRDVFKSPKLGAIAGCMVTEGVIKRSNPIRVLRDNIVIYEGELESLRRFKDDVQEVRNGYECGIGVKNYNDVRAGDQIEVFEIVEIKRTLD